One window from the genome of Candidatus Chlorohelix allophototropha encodes:
- the tuf gene encoding elongation factor Tu, which translates to MAKQKFERTKPHVNVGTIGHVDHGKTTLTAAITKTLAMRGKAKFRAFDSIDNAPEERERGITIAIAHVEYETDNRHYAHVDCPGHADYIKNMITGAAQMDGAILVVSAPDGPMPQTREHILLARQVQVPSMVVFLNKCDVMEDEELLELVEMEVRELLSKYNFPGDDIPVVRGSALKALECQSTDLNAPELKCIFDLMKAVDDYVPTPVRAIDKPFLMPIEDVFAIKGRGTVVTGRIERGTVKVGEEIEIVGMSEELPRKSVVTGVEMFQKTLDSGQAGDNVGCLLRGIERTDVQRGQVLAKPGSIKPHTKVKAEVYVLSKEEGGRHTPFFNGYRPQFYIRTTDVTGSIKLPDGMEMVMPGDNVQMTVELIVPVAIELGLRFAIREGGRTVGAGSVTSIIE; encoded by the coding sequence GTGGCAAAGCAGAAGTTTGAGCGCACAAAACCGCACGTGAACGTAGGAACAATCGGACACGTTGACCACGGCAAAACCACCCTGACCGCCGCAATCACCAAAACCTTGGCGATGCGCGGCAAAGCCAAGTTTCGCGCCTTCGATAGCATCGACAACGCGCCGGAAGAACGCGAACGCGGTATCACCATCGCCATCGCGCACGTGGAGTATGAGACCGACAATCGGCACTATGCTCACGTGGATTGCCCCGGTCACGCCGACTACATCAAAAACATGATCACCGGTGCAGCCCAAATGGACGGCGCAATTCTGGTAGTGAGCGCGCCGGACGGCCCGATGCCGCAGACCCGCGAGCACATCTTGTTGGCACGTCAGGTGCAAGTACCTTCGATGGTAGTTTTCTTGAACAAATGCGACGTAATGGAAGACGAAGAGTTGCTGGAACTGGTGGAGATGGAAGTACGGGAACTGTTGTCGAAGTACAACTTCCCCGGTGATGACATACCGGTGGTACGTGGCAGCGCCTTGAAAGCGTTGGAATGCCAGTCCACAGACTTGAACGCCCCAGAACTGAAGTGCATCTTTGACCTGATGAAAGCAGTAGACGACTACGTACCGACCCCGGTACGTGCGATAGACAAACCGTTTCTGATGCCAATCGAAGACGTCTTCGCGATCAAGGGACGTGGTACGGTAGTAACAGGACGGATCGAACGCGGTACGGTGAAGGTCGGGGAAGAAATCGAGATCGTAGGAATGTCGGAAGAACTGCCGCGCAAGAGCGTAGTAACGGGCGTGGAAATGTTCCAGAAGACGTTGGACAGCGGGCAAGCAGGGGACAACGTAGGCTGCTTGTTACGAGGTATAGAGCGGACGGACGTACAACGCGGGCAAGTGTTGGCGAAACCGGGATCGATCAAGCCACACACCAAGGTGAAAGCGGAAGTGTACGTATTGTCGAAGGAAGAGGGTGGGAGACACACCCCCTTCTTCAACGGGTATCGACCGCAGTTTTACATACGAACAACGGACGTAACGGGATCGATCAAGTTACCGGACGGGATGGAAATGGTAATGCCTGGAGACAACGTGCAGATGACGGTAGAGTTGATCGTACCGGTAGCAATCGAGCTAGGGTTACGGTTTGCGATCCGAGAGGGTGGACGAACGGTAGGAGCGGGTAGCGTTACCAGCATCATCGAATAA
- a CDS encoding methylglyoxal synthase, giving the protein MRTIALIAHDNMKSEIVEWVRTYREELSHYKLCATGTTGQRVMDATGLEVTRYLSGPLGGDAQIGSLVATGEVHAVIFFVDPLTSMPHDPDIRMLLRICNVHNVPLATNRATADLLISSAHLIPEG; this is encoded by the coding sequence ATGCGAACTATAGCATTGATAGCACATGACAACATGAAAAGTGAAATCGTAGAGTGGGTGCGAACCTACCGCGAAGAGTTAAGCCATTATAAATTATGCGCAACCGGCACGACCGGGCAGCGCGTGATGGATGCCACTGGGTTGGAAGTAACGCGCTATCTAAGTGGCCCACTAGGTGGTGATGCTCAGATTGGTTCTTTGGTTGCTACCGGAGAAGTACATGCCGTTATTTTTTTCGTAGACCCACTTACCTCAATGCCCCATGACCCTGATATAAGAATGCTCCTCAGGATTTGCAATGTGCATAATGTGCCGCTGGCTACCAATCGCGCTACCGCTGACCTGCTAATTTCTTCAGCGCATTTGATTCCTGAAGGATAG
- a CDS encoding Hsp20/alpha crystallin family protein, which produces MTRMIIRPSLFDEVASLNNIVNELFDNTPTAPYRYGYSTKSVTLNVYEDNGNFYLLASLPGIDPKEIELNVKDKVLTISGEYDYTNAFPHGENDNFKTHLSELGKGKFFRQVKLPIAIESEKIEAVYENGLLRLTLPKSEQAQVKRISIQTVNPQTVAVN; this is translated from the coding sequence ATGACCAGAATGATTATTCGCCCTTCGCTCTTTGACGAAGTAGCATCCCTTAATAATATAGTTAATGAGCTTTTTGACAATACTCCCACTGCACCCTACCGTTACGGGTACAGTACCAAAAGCGTTACTTTGAATGTGTATGAGGACAACGGCAATTTTTACCTATTGGCTTCATTGCCCGGTATCGATCCAAAAGAGATTGAACTTAACGTCAAAGACAAAGTGCTGACTATCAGCGGCGAATATGATTATACAAATGCCTTCCCACATGGTGAAAACGACAACTTCAAGACGCATCTTTCCGAATTGGGTAAGGGCAAGTTTTTCCGCCAAGTGAAGTTGCCGATTGCAATCGAATCAGAAAAAATTGAAGCGGTTTACGAAAATGGACTATTGCGACTGACCCTCCCTAAATCCGAACAGGCGCAGGTAAAACGTATTTCCATTCAGACCGTTAACCCGCAGACAGTTGCTGTAAACTAG
- a CDS encoding tetratricopeptide repeat protein, translated as MSDEQKAEGLPQKVEGEVVPAQLDEDFDEISEEDFEDDEEFSDEEDFEDDDDFEEEEFDEDDDYDDNEEVDLQLQARQLADALSNSGLLSQVSAMFGGGGGVIPGEAAFARGRGLQTLGDLEGAAESYLDAIEQNPLHLRAYTALGQILLAMDKPNDAIPFLEKAMELDPYDAGSYLYLGYAYYAKQDYAVCVDYFGKVVKLEPTHHLALNNKGFCQYLIGDLEGAAVSFSKAGDVGSDRSYYNLGMVQLLRGKEKEGWQAYDDAADLDPYGSQIADHFSDLKTAIDRYPKAASLVAEAQRKLIERAESMGIASENDG; from the coding sequence ATGAGCGATGAGCAGAAGGCTGAAGGGTTGCCTCAGAAGGTAGAAGGTGAAGTAGTGCCTGCCCAGTTGGATGAGGACTTTGACGAAATATCTGAAGAGGATTTCGAGGATGACGAGGAATTTAGTGATGAAGAGGATTTCGAGGACGATGACGACTTCGAAGAAGAAGAGTTTGATGAAGATGACGACTATGATGATAACGAGGAAGTAGATCTTCAACTTCAGGCACGCCAATTGGCTGATGCGCTTTCCAATAGTGGGCTGCTATCGCAAGTTTCCGCTATGTTTGGTGGCGGTGGTGGTGTTATACCGGGGGAGGCCGCTTTTGCGCGTGGACGCGGTTTACAGACGCTTGGCGACCTTGAGGGCGCTGCTGAGTCCTATCTAGATGCTATTGAGCAAAATCCTCTGCATTTACGGGCTTATACTGCTTTAGGTCAGATTTTGTTGGCGATGGACAAACCCAATGATGCGATTCCTTTCCTCGAAAAAGCTATGGAGCTTGACCCTTATGATGCCGGGAGTTATCTATATCTTGGCTATGCTTATTATGCCAAACAAGATTATGCTGTCTGTGTCGATTATTTTGGGAAAGTTGTCAAATTAGAACCAACACACCATCTTGCGCTGAATAATAAAGGTTTCTGCCAGTATCTTATCGGCGACCTTGAAGGTGCGGCTGTATCTTTCAGTAAGGCAGGGGACGTGGGAAGCGACCGCTCGTACTATAACTTGGGAATGGTGCAATTATTGCGGGGTAAAGAGAAAGAGGGTTGGCAAGCCTATGATGATGCTGCTGATCTAGATCCGTATGGTTCCCAAATTGCTGATCATTTCAGTGATCTGAAAACTGCTATTGACCGTTATCCGAAAGCCGCAAGTTTGGTGGCTGAGGCTCAGCGCAAATTGATTGAGCGCGCCGAATCGATGGGCATAGCTTCGGAAAATGATGGGTAA
- the rffA gene encoding dTDP-4-amino-4,6-dideoxygalactose transaminase: protein MMETIQRTIQFSEPTVGEAEYLAVQRAIQMKSLGGDGKFCRETEKLICEMFNVKHALLTTSCTHALELAMMTLELKPGDEVILPSFTFTSTANVIIRQGAVPVFVDIDPDTFNIDASKIEAAITPNTRVIMPVHYAGQGCDMDAIMDIAKRHNLYVVEDAAQGVGANWNGRALGTIGDIGCFSFHATKNISCGEGGAFLTNNTKLAHKAEIIREKGTNRAAFLRGEVDKYTWVSLGSSFVLTDMLAALLKVQLERTAELIGNRKAIWNTYYSGTAELEAKGLVKRPVFHQNATNNGHIFALLINNGRRDEIMSAMKKRGISCTFHYVPLHSSPFMVDYFNGNVANLPVTDYVSESLLRLPMFAHLSLLDVEYILTQLNEVFN from the coding sequence ATGATGGAGACTATACAAAGAACCATTCAATTCTCAGAACCAACTGTAGGTGAAGCAGAATACTTGGCAGTGCAACGCGCCATACAGATGAAATCACTGGGAGGCGATGGTAAATTCTGCCGCGAAACTGAAAAGTTGATATGCGAAATGTTTAATGTCAAACATGCATTGCTTACAACCAGTTGCACCCACGCTTTGGAATTGGCAATGATGACCCTTGAGTTAAAACCCGGCGATGAAGTCATATTGCCAAGTTTCACTTTTACTTCTACCGCCAATGTCATTATTCGGCAAGGTGCAGTTCCGGTATTTGTCGATATAGACCCTGATACCTTCAATATTGACGCTTCGAAAATTGAAGCTGCCATCACCCCTAACACCCGCGTAATTATGCCTGTACACTATGCCGGGCAAGGTTGCGATATGGATGCGATTATGGACATCGCCAAACGTCATAATCTTTACGTGGTCGAGGATGCGGCACAAGGTGTAGGTGCAAACTGGAATGGGCGGGCGCTTGGTACCATCGGTGATATCGGCTGCTTCAGCTTCCACGCTACAAAAAACATCAGTTGTGGCGAAGGGGGCGCATTCCTTACCAACAATACCAAGCTTGCCCACAAAGCCGAAATTATTCGTGAGAAGGGCACCAATCGCGCTGCCTTCCTACGGGGTGAAGTTGATAAATATACTTGGGTTAGTCTTGGTAGCAGTTTCGTATTGACCGATATGTTAGCGGCTTTACTCAAGGTTCAGCTTGAAAGAACCGCTGAATTAATCGGAAACCGCAAAGCTATTTGGAATACTTACTATTCCGGTACTGCCGAACTTGAAGCTAAGGGATTGGTCAAACGACCAGTGTTCCATCAAAATGCCACTAACAATGGGCATATCTTTGCTTTGCTTATCAACAACGGGCGGCGGGACGAGATAATGTCAGCCATGAAGAAACGCGGTATTAGCTGCACATTCCACTATGTGCCGTTACATTCTTCGCCCTTTATGGTGGATTATTTCAATGGTAACGTAGCAAATTTGCCGGTGACTGATTATGTGAGCGAGTCGCTGCTACGCCTGCCTATGTTTGCACACCTTTCCCTGCTAGATGTTGAGTACATCCTTACCCAATTGAACGAGGTCTTTAATTAG
- a CDS encoding glycosyltransferase — protein sequence MKQSYNKIKKVAYIYDGTEFGGVEIYVLNLLKHIDRTRYLPCVVISGYNRGFSPPRFIEEVQKSGLELLVAPFPGNSRGISFAKDVWNLAQIFKKNNIDIIHIQTSNYDGGKRPILAAKLAGIEVILRTEHVPPSSNFKKYSRYLMKPFDLVTNYIITDSNSNRNEQINLLGRDPQKVYRSYCGIELEKFIPKHNPRRAKELLGFDPELPLIGAVGRLVEQKGHKYFVDAAARVIKEIGAVNFVIVGNGNLEKELKEQVSRLGIGQYFHFAGFQANYLPYVEAMDITVMSSIHEGFSLMMLEFMAMGKPCVFTNHPSFQEAIVNEKCGLLVELESGEALAQGILKLLGNPVLANQLANNALARVRAEFSLDRLIKDMMDLYDSTLGIKTYAPVEQAKIPVSV from the coding sequence ATGAAACAGTCGTACAACAAGATCAAAAAAGTTGCCTATATTTACGATGGAACAGAATTCGGTGGTGTTGAGATTTATGTGCTTAATTTATTAAAACATATTGACCGCACTCGCTATCTTCCGTGTGTAGTTATCTCAGGATATAATCGGGGCTTTAGCCCTCCACGCTTCATTGAAGAGGTGCAAAAGTCCGGCTTAGAATTACTGGTCGCGCCTTTTCCCGGCAATTCGAGAGGCATTAGCTTCGCTAAAGATGTGTGGAATTTAGCGCAAATTTTTAAGAAAAACAATATAGACATTATCCATATTCAGACTTCGAATTATGACGGTGGCAAGCGACCTATTCTAGCGGCGAAACTGGCAGGTATAGAAGTTATTTTAAGAACAGAACATGTGCCACCGTCCTCAAATTTTAAAAAATATTCTCGTTATTTGATGAAACCGTTTGATCTGGTAACGAATTATATTATTACCGATTCAAATTCTAACCGGAACGAACAAATTAATTTGCTGGGACGAGACCCCCAAAAAGTATATCGTTCCTATTGTGGAATTGAGCTTGAAAAATTTATCCCTAAACACAATCCTCGAAGAGCTAAAGAGTTGTTAGGGTTTGATCCCGAATTACCATTAATTGGGGCTGTAGGGCGTTTGGTAGAACAAAAGGGGCATAAATACTTTGTCGATGCCGCCGCAAGAGTCATTAAAGAAATAGGTGCAGTTAATTTCGTCATTGTAGGCAATGGTAATCTTGAAAAAGAGCTAAAAGAACAAGTCTCCCGCTTGGGTATCGGTCAATATTTTCATTTTGCCGGGTTCCAAGCTAACTACCTTCCCTATGTAGAAGCGATGGATATTACAGTGATGTCATCAATTCACGAGGGTTTTTCGCTCATGATGCTTGAATTTATGGCAATGGGCAAACCCTGTGTTTTTACCAACCATCCAAGTTTTCAAGAAGCGATAGTTAATGAAAAATGTGGATTACTGGTAGAACTTGAAAGTGGTGAAGCACTTGCACAAGGCATCCTAAAACTACTTGGTAACCCGGTACTGGCAAATCAACTCGCTAATAATGCCTTGGCGCGAGTGCGTGCTGAGTTTAGCCTCGATCGTTTGATAAAAGACATGATGGATTTGTACGACTCAACTCTGGGTATTAAGACTTATGCTCCAGTAGAACAAGCCAAAATACCGGTAAGTGTTTAA
- a CDS encoding leucyl aminopeptidase: MRIRIDSKVSGDFDALVVGIFSDDINLPELLDDKTKELVNKFRELGSAAKPLDSDNSIYPEGGPANRLLVIGAGKKTDFKLSFARNLAGTAARQLRKKGAKKIAFALPFGELDAAAVAQVYAEGIVLSTFDPGTYRTGEGKEEKILEDVVFLSDQKVIKDALERGVVFGEAANFSRSLAHEPGNNMYPELLAEEARKMAETYGLEFDALDKKRLEEGGFKAILAVGQGSAHEPRMIVLKYKGAGENEPYFGLVGKGITFDSGGISIKPADGMGDMKMDMSGGAWVIGAMRILAQLKPKINVLGIVPAAENMPSSNAYRPGDVIGSLEGKTIEVINTDAEGRIVLADGLTYARQLGATKLVDLATLTGAMVIALGYAAPGIFGTNDEFSRKFLDTTEKAGEKAWQLPLFPEYSEQIKSSIADIMNTGGRAGGSCTAAAFLKEFTGDLPWIHIDIAGIAYTEGEKPYLAKGSSGYIIRSLVDFVLAHA; encoded by the coding sequence ATGCGTATTAGAATTGATTCTAAAGTATCAGGGGACTTTGACGCACTGGTAGTGGGTATTTTCAGTGATGATATCAACTTGCCAGAGCTACTTGATGATAAAACTAAAGAATTGGTTAATAAATTTCGGGAATTGGGCAGCGCTGCCAAACCATTAGATAGTGATAATTCAATCTACCCGGAAGGCGGTCCTGCAAATAGATTACTGGTCATCGGGGCAGGGAAAAAAACCGATTTCAAACTAAGCTTCGCTCGCAATCTCGCCGGAACAGCCGCCCGCCAACTCCGTAAAAAAGGCGCTAAAAAAATTGCTTTCGCCCTTCCATTCGGAGAACTAGATGCGGCGGCGGTGGCACAGGTTTACGCCGAAGGAATTGTTTTAAGCACCTTTGACCCCGGCACTTACCGTACCGGAGAAGGCAAAGAAGAAAAAATTCTAGAAGACGTAGTGTTTTTAAGCGATCAAAAGGTTATCAAAGATGCACTTGAGCGCGGAGTTGTTTTTGGCGAAGCCGCTAATTTCAGCCGCTCACTGGCGCACGAACCCGGCAATAATATGTACCCGGAATTGCTGGCAGAAGAAGCCCGCAAGATGGCAGAAACCTACGGTTTGGAGTTTGATGCACTCGACAAAAAAAGGTTGGAAGAAGGCGGTTTCAAAGCCATTCTAGCGGTAGGTCAGGGCAGCGCCCACGAACCTCGCATGATCGTCCTCAAATATAAGGGCGCTGGTGAGAATGAACCCTATTTCGGTCTGGTAGGCAAAGGTATTACATTCGATAGCGGCGGTATCAGCATTAAACCTGCTGATGGCATGGGCGATATGAAAATGGATATGAGCGGCGGCGCGTGGGTAATCGGCGCAATGCGTATTCTGGCACAACTCAAACCAAAAATAAATGTGCTTGGTATTGTACCAGCCGCCGAAAATATGCCTAGTAGCAATGCCTATCGCCCCGGCGATGTAATCGGCAGCCTTGAAGGAAAAACCATCGAAGTAATCAATACCGATGCAGAAGGTCGCATTGTTCTTGCCGATGGTTTGACTTATGCCCGGCAACTCGGCGCTACCAAACTGGTGGATTTGGCAACCCTGACCGGGGCAATGGTAATTGCGCTGGGATATGCAGCACCGGGAATATTCGGTACAAACGATGAGTTTAGTAGGAAGTTTCTCGACACCACCGAGAAAGCAGGGGAAAAAGCTTGGCAATTGCCACTCTTTCCCGAATATAGCGAACAAATCAAGAGCAGTATCGCCGATATAATGAATACAGGTGGTCGGGCTGGTGGTTCTTGCACCGCTGCCGCCTTCCTAAAGGAATTTACCGGTGATTTGCCATGGATTCACATCGACATTGCTGGAATTGCCTACACTGAGGGCGAAAAACCTTACCTCGCAAAGGGTTCCAGCGGTTACATTATTCGCAGCCTTGTCGATTTCGTATTAGCCCACGCCTAA
- the rpsL gene encoding 30S ribosomal protein S12, which produces MPTINQLVRKGRKRIIKKTKAPALRFNLNSLKQRVTRGRGSPQKRGVCTIVRTMTPKKPNSALRKVARVRLSNGMEVTAYIPGEGHNLQEHSVVLIRGGRVKDLPGVRYHIVRGALDTQGVKDRKKARSKYGTKVAKGKGKGAPVKGAPAKKK; this is translated from the coding sequence TTGCCGACGATTAACCAATTGGTGCGCAAAGGGCGCAAACGTATTATAAAAAAGACCAAAGCCCCGGCGCTCCGCTTTAACCTGAATTCGTTAAAACAACGCGTGACTCGCGGGCGAGGCTCTCCCCAGAAGCGTGGTGTATGTACGATAGTACGTACCATGACCCCAAAGAAACCGAACTCAGCGCTTCGTAAAGTAGCTCGTGTGCGTCTTTCCAACGGTATGGAAGTTACCGCTTACATTCCGGGCGAGGGTCACAATTTACAGGAACACTCGGTAGTGTTGATTCGTGGTGGTCGTGTAAAAGACCTCCCCGGTGTGCGTTATCACATTGTACGTGGTGCGTTAGATACACAGGGTGTAAAAGACCGCAAAAAAGCCCGCTCAAAATATGGCACTAAAGTTGCCAAGGGCAAAGGCAAAGGCGCACCAGTTAAGGGCGCACCAGCCAAAAAGAAGTAA
- the rpsG gene encoding 30S ribosomal protein S7, which produces MPRRARVTRREILPDPVYKSRTIQKIINKIMYGGKKGLSERIVYTALEIMGTQTGREPMEVFEQAMRNATPRLEVKPKRVGGATLQVPVDVKGERGTSLAIRWILNSARNRSGKSMAEKLAAEFLDASNNTGTTIKKREDTHKMAEANKAFAHYKW; this is translated from the coding sequence ATGCCGCGAAGAGCTAGAGTTACCCGGCGGGAAATATTGCCCGACCCTGTTTACAAAAGCCGGACAATCCAGAAAATCATCAATAAGATAATGTACGGCGGTAAAAAGGGATTGTCAGAGCGGATCGTGTATACCGCGCTCGAAATTATGGGAACCCAGACCGGGCGCGAACCAATGGAAGTTTTTGAGCAAGCGATGCGAAACGCTACCCCTCGTCTTGAAGTAAAACCAAAACGAGTAGGTGGTGCGACTTTGCAAGTGCCAGTAGATGTCAAAGGTGAACGCGGTACTTCGCTTGCAATACGTTGGATACTAAACTCTGCTAGAAACCGTTCCGGGAAAAGCATGGCTGAGAAACTCGCTGCCGAGTTTTTAGATGCTTCTAATAATACTGGAACAACTATCAAGAAGCGTGAAGACACCCACAAAATGGCTGAGGCTAACAAAGCTTTTGCTCATTATAAGTGGTAG
- the fusA gene encoding elongation factor G: protein MAVDAALERTRNIGIIAHIDAGKTTTTERILYYTGRVYKVGEVHEGAATMDYMAQERERGITITAAATTCFWADHRINIIDTPGHVDFTVEVQRSLRVLDGGVVVFDGVAGVEPQSETVWRQADQYGVPRICFVNKMDRTGASFYRCFDMIIERLGANPVAIQLPIGLEQNFKGIIDLIENKAIIYTDDMGKTMESAEIPADMIEEVQKMREKMIEKIAETDDELTLKFLEGEEITVDELHIAIRKATIARKLVPVICGAALRNKGVQPLLDAIVSYLPSPLDKDEITGINPDTEEPETRSLDSNAPFSALAFKIVADPYGRLAFFRVYSGKVKSGSYILNSTKGRKERVGRIVRLHADKREDVEEVTAGDIAAIVGLKDTFTGDTLCDPENPIVLERIKFPEPVIELSLEPKTKADQDKMGIALSKLAEEDPTFRVKTDEESGQTIISGMGELHLEIIVDRMKREFRVEANVGRPQVAYRETITSKTKAEGRFVRQSGGKGQYGHCWIEVEPSERGVGFEFVNKIVGGSIPREYIPGIEHGVKEALQNGIVAGYPVIDVKVTLIDGSYHEVDSSVDAFKIAGSIAIKEGVRKAHPAILEPIMKVEVVTPEEFLGSILGDLNSRRGQIMGSDTRGGNTQVIMAHVPLSEMFGYVNDLRSSTQGRAVYSMEFDHYEALPRTLQEELVAKVRGQ, encoded by the coding sequence GTGGCAGTTGACGCTGCACTGGAAAGAACCCGTAATATCGGCATTATCGCCCATATTGATGCGGGTAAAACAACTACAACAGAACGTATCTTGTATTACACAGGGCGCGTATATAAAGTCGGCGAAGTGCATGAAGGCGCGGCTACAATGGACTACATGGCTCAGGAACGTGAGCGTGGTATTACCATTACAGCAGCCGCAACTACTTGTTTTTGGGCGGATCACCGCATCAATATAATTGATACCCCCGGTCACGTAGACTTCACCGTTGAGGTGCAGCGCTCTCTGCGTGTACTTGATGGTGGTGTGGTTGTATTTGACGGTGTGGCAGGGGTTGAGCCTCAATCCGAAACCGTGTGGCGGCAAGCTGACCAGTATGGTGTGCCACGTATTTGTTTCGTTAATAAGATGGATCGCACTGGCGCCAGCTTCTATCGCTGCTTCGATATGATTATCGAACGGTTAGGGGCTAATCCGGTGGCAATCCAACTGCCCATCGGTCTCGAACAGAATTTCAAGGGCATTATTGACCTTATTGAGAATAAGGCAATCATTTACACCGATGATATGGGTAAAACCATGGAATCGGCTGAAATTCCCGCCGATATGATTGAAGAAGTCCAAAAGATGCGGGAAAAGATGATTGAGAAGATTGCCGAAACCGATGATGAATTGACCCTCAAGTTTTTGGAGGGTGAGGAAATCACCGTTGACGAATTGCACATTGCTATTCGAAAGGCAACTATTGCCCGTAAACTCGTTCCGGTAATATGTGGGGCGGCTCTACGTAACAAGGGTGTTCAGCCTTTGCTGGATGCAATTGTGAGTTATTTGCCTTCTCCGCTGGACAAAGACGAAATTACTGGTATTAACCCGGATACGGAAGAACCAGAAACCCGCTCTTTGGACAGCAATGCACCTTTCTCTGCGCTAGCTTTCAAGATTGTAGCCGATCCTTACGGGCGGTTAGCCTTCTTCCGGGTATATAGCGGTAAGGTGAAGAGTGGTTCATACATTCTGAACAGCACCAAAGGCAGAAAAGAGCGTGTAGGGCGCATTGTCCGGCTTCACGCAGACAAGCGAGAAGATGTAGAAGAGGTCACAGCCGGTGATATTGCAGCCATCGTAGGTTTGAAGGATACCTTTACCGGTGATACGCTTTGCGATCCTGAAAATCCGATTGTGCTGGAGCGCATCAAGTTCCCTGAACCGGTTATCGAGCTTTCGCTGGAGCCAAAGACCAAAGCCGACCAGGATAAGATGGGCATTGCTCTTTCCAAGCTTGCTGAAGAAGACCCTACTTTCCGGGTGAAAACCGATGAGGAAAGTGGTCAGACCATTATTAGTGGTATGGGCGAGTTGCACCTCGAAATCATCGTTGATCGTATGAAGCGCGAGTTCCGGGTTGAAGCTAATGTAGGTCGTCCGCAGGTAGCTTACCGCGAGACTATTACTAGCAAGACTAAGGCTGAAGGTCGCTTCGTAAGACAATCGGGTGGTAAAGGTCAGTACGGTCATTGCTGGATTGAAGTTGAACCGTCCGAACGCGGAGTTGGGTTTGAGTTCGTCAACAAAATCGTGGGTGGCTCTATTCCGAGAGAATATATTCCGGGTATTGAACACGGTGTTAAAGAAGCCTTGCAGAATGGTATTGTTGCCGGTTATCCGGTAATCGATGTCAAGGTCACTCTCATCGACGGTAGCTATCACGAAGTTGACTCTTCGGTAGATGCCTTCAAGATTGCCGGTTCGATAGCTATCAAAGAAGGTGTACGCAAAGCGCACCCCGCTATCCTTGAGCCGATTATGAAGGTTGAGGTCGTTACCCCTGAAGAGTTCCTCGGTTCAATTCTGGGTGACTTGAACTCACGCCGTGGTCAGATAATGGGTTCTGATACTCGTGGTGGTAATACTCAGGTAATTATGGCGCACGTGCCGCTTTCCGAGATGTTCGGCTACGTTAATGACCTGCGCAGTAGTACTCAGGGTCGTGCCGTATATTCTATGGAGTTTGACCACTACGAGGCATTGCCTAGAACACTGCAAGAAGAATTGGTTGCTAAAGTCCGCGGGCAGTAG